CGAATTCTACGTGGCGGCAGTTGTCCGTTCCACAGTATTCACATATTATGCGGTCCGGCTTGAAGTATACGTCAACTATGCGCCCTCTTGAATAGCCATTTGCCAATGTGCGATCAAGAATGCGGACACCATTTTCGCTTATGTTAAAGTGTTCAAGCGGAGGCACCTCAGGGGGCTGGGTAAAGATTTTTAGTTGTTCGCATTTTTCGCGAATAGCGTCTGTTACGAAGTCTGCGAGG
The window above is part of the Candidatus Bathyarchaeia archaeon genome. Proteins encoded here:
- a CDS encoding ribbon-helix-helix domain-containing protein produces the protein MPVGKYRGITLNRELVNKIEEYIRAHPEMGYKSLADFVTDAIREKCEQLKIFTQPPEVPPLEHFNISENGVRILDRTLANGYSRGRIVDVYFKPDRIICEYCGTDNCRHVEFALKIPKVREILSQKDWPISKRIKEE